TGGACCTCTACGCTAGCATAGGTGTACTAACTATAAACTAGCTAACCGAATCCACAGCTACAAGTTTATTACAGCAATCTCTGCCACAAAGCACATGAAAGACGAGGGCGCAGGGCACGAGCTCGAGAAACGCACCGCTGCCGTTGAGGAAAGAGGTCCGGAGGGCGGCCGGGCGGAAGCTTGCGGTGGCGGGCGGCGTCGCGAGCCTGAGGCTCGTCGGCGGGGCCCTGATCTCCATCGATTCGGGGCGTAGCGGAGGACCAGATGGAGAGAGGAACCCTAGAGTTGCAGACCCTGGAATTTCAGAACCTGTGAACCGATGGACGAGGCAAAGAGGAGAACGTGGAGGGGAAGCGTACCTGGAGCTCCTGTGGCCGGAGATGGGATGGTTGGGGCTCGGGGTCGCCGGAGACTGGCGGCGCGGCTCGGACAGCGGCTTGGGTCGATTTCAAGGTTTGTTTGGTGAATCGGCTGCGGAACGGGGGCGTTGTCGCAAAAGTGGCTGAGCCCTCTCCACCGCCCCGATCTGGACGGTGCACGCTAGATCGGACGGCACACGGGCTCGCTCGGTGTGCGCCGGTGCATCACGCAGTGTTTTTTTTTTATTTGACATCATGCATCACGCAGTGAAGTCAGTGCTTCAAAAAGTTCTACCTTTATACGGGAATCGGATCCTCTAACATTGTGAAGGAAAGTTAGAGAAATTACAATACCCTAACTTTCCTTCTTTCTATCCATATGATTATATAGCTAAAATGACTTAAATTAATTTGCAAATTGATGATCTACTGTGTTCAGTTATAATAGTTACATACAAACAAATTGAtggtgaaataaaattaattttaaattATTTATATCTGCAGTAAATACCAACAGTAAACAACCGACTAATTACCTACTAACAGTCCCTAACTTTTCTTCTTCATTTTACACTAGACAAACACTGTAGCGCGGTGACTTTCCTTCACAATGTTAGAGGATCGGCAAAGACCCGCTTGAATGAAAATGCCAAGCCTGGGCCTGGCATGATGGCCCAGAAGAAGACATTGCCTTAGCATTTTGTACACATTTCTCTAAAAAATAAAAGCATTTTTAGAGACATTAATTTTATCATTTTAAAAAAGTGGATGAATTATATAGAACTTGGAGGAAAACTTCAATGAGAGGTATGGCAGATCATGAGAGAGGTGAACACCCTGTCTTGAATGCCCTGACAATTGGCTTTGGCGCATTTGACTTTTTGCCATATGAACGGAGAGAGAATAACACTGAAGCTCACAACTTGATGTGGTCCATGATTTGCAACACTACTGGAAGCCATGTTTGATTGGGtgatctacccccccccccctcctcctatTTTATGATACACACTGAAGGTTTTTTTATTTGCCCAAACAATATTATGTTGGTTTCACATTTTATGCTTGAATATGGGAACCACCATTAGATAGCTTAATCCTTTATAACACTATGCTCCCTAGTTTTAAAGAGCCTACATTTAATTGAAGTCTCCAATTAAAATTGGGTCACCCAATTTTGACCGGGTTAACAATTTCTCGAAGCACTCTCATTCAATTCTTTTATATTATACACTATGCGTTCTATAACACTATGCTCCTTAGTTTTAAAGAGCCCACATACAATTGAACTCTCCAATTAAAATTGGGTCACCCGAATTGAGTTGTTCAATTTATAATTGGGTCACCCAATTTTGATCAGATCAACAAATTCTCAAGGAGctcttccatttaattcttttattGTCCTATGTTCCCTAATTTTGAAGCTTTTTCATGCAATTGCGGTATTCAATTTTGGATTTGATATACGATTTTGACCGGGCCAACGATTTTTCAAATCAATTAGCAACAACCGGCCTATAAAAACACATCAATTCCACACACCCTCCCACCACTAGAAAAAGAAGTGTCACCATGTGATATTGTACATCAATATAGTAAATGCAGCTACCCACATAGAAATTTCCCCACATAAATATACATTGGTTAGCAGATAGCACAAAACCACACCACAAAAGGCCCATGGAATCACCTTAttataaataataaataaaatacaCTCCATCATCTCCCCCACCAGCCAGACTAAATATTCCTTCTATCAGCACCAAAATATAAGGGGTATtagttttttgaaaagtcaaatttctttaactttgaGCAAGATCAGAACAAAAAATATCGCATCCATAATATTAAAAAAATGggaattcatttcatgatgaatctaatcatATGGAGTTGATATTATGGATTTTGATATACTTctctataaatttgatcaaacttaaaaggTTAGACTTTCCAGAAAAATAATACTCCTACCCCTTATATTTTGAAACATAGGTATGATGTGCAGCGAAGTTTTGGTTCTTGAGCTCATGCACCCGCATAAACAAAATGCAAAAGTACGGATTAACAATAAACGTGTTCACATGTTCTAGTTGTGTGCAAATTTTCAAGGAGAAATGACATTGATGTTGCTCCATAAAAAATATAGTGGTACGAAAAAAGCTTATTTTTGAAAGTTGTTTAAAGCGCCTTTTTTTTCTCAGACCACCACAAATGTTATTTCTTGACCAATTTTCGTACagtcaaaacaagcacacacgttAGAAACCAAAAAAAcagcattttattttatttgcttGACATTTTCCTTGATTGTATTGTCCATCAATTTGAAAGTTTTTTAAACCACCTTTTTTTTTCTCAGACCACCAcaaatgtcatttcttaagcaattTTCGCAGAGTCAAAACAAGCGTACAAGTTAGTTACCAAAAAAAttagcattttattttatttgtttgaaATTGTCCTTGATTTTATTGTCCATCTGGTGCACGTGAGCTCAGGCTCAGAATTGAATTTCTGTTAAAAGGTCGAACTATATTGCACACTAAGAGGATGGTATGTAAGGTCGAACTATATTGCACAAGTCAAAAATACAGTCAAATACGGTGGTTCGACTCAACCTGCACAGATTAACGCGACGTCTGTTATCCGATCCCATCCTCCCCTGTTGACCAGGACAGTCGTTGCTCTCTCTCGAGTGCTAACCATGCTCCTCTATAAATACCGGAGCAAACAAGAGTACACGCAGCTGGAAGGCGGCTTCGATCGGTTAGAGATTAGAAACTTTGGAAAGAGAATCATGGCGGCGATGAGCATGAAGACGATGATGGCGTTAGCGCCGCTCTTGTGCCTGGCCGTGGCCGCGTCGCTGGGCGGCGTGGAGGCGAGGAAGCACCCGGGGAAGGAGACCCTGGGGTACTACGAGCTGCGCCGGGGCGAGTTCTCCATGGTCGTCACCAACTGGGGCGCCACCATCCTCTCCGTCAGGCTCCCCGACAAGAACGGTACTGGCTGCTCTTAGTACGTATTCCCTTGATTTTGTTTCTTGTTAAGATGGAGATGCTGATCTATGCATCCATGGTTAATTGGCAGGGCGCATCGACGACGTCGTTCTTGGGTACAAGACCATCGGAGGTTACGTGGTGCGTTGCTTGATCTTGAACTTTTGCTTAACCTCGGTGGTGGTGGTGCCGCCGACATTGATTGATTAGTTCGTTTGATCCTTCCCTTTTTCTTGATTGCCGTAGAATGACACCACCTACTTCGGCGCGCTGGTGGGGCGGGTGGCGAACCGGATCGCCGGCGGGCGGTTCACGATCAAGAACCACCCCTACCACACCTACACCAACGACGGCAACAACACGCTCCACGGCGGCCACCGCGGCTTCAACCAGGTGTTCTGGTCGGTGCGGGAGCGGGCCACCGGCGCCTTCCCCTACATCACCTTCTACTACCGCAGCGGCGACGGCGAGGAGGGCTTCCCGGGCGCGCTGGACGTGCTCGTCACCTACAAGATCGACGGCGACTACTCGTACAGCGTCACCATGTACGCCCGCCCCGTGGACAAGCCGACGCCCGTGAACCTGGCGCAGCACACGTACTGGAACCTGCGCGGGCACGGGCGGGGCACCGTCCTGGACCACTCCGTCCAGATCTTCGCGTCCGCCGTCACCCCCGTCGGCGGCGACCTCATCCCCACGGGCGCCGTGACGCCCGTCGCCGGCACGCCCTTCGACTTCCGCGCCCCGGCGGCGCCCGGCGCGCGCATCGCGGAGGTGGAGGGCGGCTACGACATCAACTACGTGCTGGATGGGCGCGACGCGGACGGGCAGGGGGTGCGCAAGGTGGCGGTGGTGAGCGAGGCCACGTCCGGGCGGGTGATGGAGCTGTGGGGCGACCAGCCCGGCGTGCAGTTCTACACGGGAAACTTCCTCAAGGGCGACGAGGGCAAGGGAGGCGCCGTGTACGAGAAGCACGGCGGGCtgtgcctggagacgcaggacttcCCCGACGCCGTGCACAACCCCAAGTTCCCCACCGAGATCTACCGCGCGGGCCAGGTGTACAAGCACTACATGCTCTACAAGTTCTCGATCGCCGGCAAGTAGCCGGGATCCGATCCGTCCGGCCGGCAACAAGTTTTTTATGTTAGTAGTAGTACGTAGCAGTAGCTAGAGAGGATACTTTGACTTGGAATCATGCATGTTGCCGGTGGGATGAATAAACATTACGTTACGGCCGGTGAGGCTCCCTCATGTCATGTCTCGCTCGCTCGTCCTCCCGTGTGCTCGGCCTTGTTGCCGATTCGGGGAGCTCGTCATCGCGCCCCGCTTGGTGTCTAGGACCGTGTCCTCCTCTGTTCAGAGATGGGCATCCATATTTTAGAATGCACGTCAATTGTACTTCCTCCctcggatatggatgtatctacaaaTAAAATACGTCTAGGTACATCTatttccgcgacaagtaattccaaacggagAGAGTATCTCGCACTGCCTACTATCTTCGTCTCCCCAATCTAGTCTTACCACCTATGTCAATGGCTCATCCGGTCACAATCTCCCTTCTACTGCCACCCCGGCACACTTTGAATTTAAAGCACACAATTGTGCAGCTGTGTATATGTGAAGATtccaaaacagaaaaagaaaaccgtATGTAAGAGGCTATCGATATCCATCTAGCCTTTGCACGGCAGTAAGGGCGAAAAGAAAAAACTGAAGACATAGAAAGCTAATATTGGTCTAGAAAAAGTAAAAGTGGAGAAATCATAAGCTCACAAAATGGACCTGAAGGCTGAATATATAGTAGAAATCACATCAAAAAAGAAAGTGTGCCTCTTGAACAACTTATGATGAATAACAATATTAAGCAAATCGGTAGTTAAATGCTCGAATAACCAACTTTCCTGAGTATATTTTATCAACGTTTATATTTTACACCATCCTTTGCATAGAGCATTCGTCTTCGCCCAATATTGATGGGTCGATATGGCTTGGCAGCACTTGTAAGAAGATTTAGTATTATCAAATAGTATACGGTGATGGATTAGGCAGGACACCTGGTCGAATATTTTATTTCCGGGTACTTTCCATTTTATTGGAGGAAGGAGATGTGACGTCGGACAATAAAATTGAAAAAGTCTAAGAAACAATAAAACGACAATAGGTGGGGAAGATTTGTGCCAGAAGAATATGATGGGGCCCGGACAGCCTAAGCGACCACCTTACAAGGGCGCTTACGGCCTGTGGGTAGGTGGCTCCGGTGCTCGATGATCTAAATATTCAGTGAAACCTCCACACTAATTATCGAGCATTTTTTCGCCGCCACTACATCGCATTTCTTGGCAATCTTCGTTTTCAACCCTCATCTAGTACTCTCCCGGAGGGGGATCATCTCCGTCATCATCGACATCGATTCCCGTGCTCTAGATGATGAGTGCTATGATAAAGCTAATGGTCATTCCTATGATGAGTGGGTAGCTAAAATCTCAGGGAGAaaattttctttggtcttgctattcAAAAAAATGACGCACTTGATGAAAGTATTGCTTTTTATGGTGACACTACGTCTATTATCACTATTGAGGATGATTATGTTATGCCTGCTACTTATTATACTGTTCTTGATTGGGGAGACAATTATGACACTCCTTATGGCATACAAAATTTATATGgtgcaaatgatgatttttttatTGATGACGATGGTTGCAATAGATGaaaatgggtttggagaggtcagttCTTTAGCTAGTGTTGACCCCACCATTTTGGAGAGTGTTATTATTTATCTTGATGATTGCAATTGGATTTTGGAGATCCGCATGCACATAAAGCAATAGTTATATAAGAACTAAAATACACAAACACATAACAAACAAATCAAGTCGACTCAGCTAGGGATCACAGTGTGGTGCAGAGAGGAGAATATAGTTGTGGATGATGGGGAGGACAAATTCCGTTGCGCCGTGGTATGGGCCCCACAATTCAGAGGTGTTAGGCGATAAGGAAAAGCATATGAGGTGGTTGAGGATCGGGAGAAAGGATACGAGGAGGCGGGTTTGGCGCAACACCTCCCTATGCATCACATGCAAATAGACATTCCTTGTTTGTTTGATCAACCATGAACACCAAGGGCAATGTCCGAATGGGATGATAAGCAGGAGGCGGCATAGTCCAGAGACATTCGATGGGGATGATTCACAAAGTGATATTTGGAGTTTGAGTAGATCCCTATAATGGCATTGTCAAGTAGTAGCACATGCAACAACAAAAAGGGGTCCATGAGGCGGGGAACTTGAGTTGTCTTCCTTTTTTGTGGTAAACTTTCAACCTATTAATCTTCAATTATGACAGTACAACGAATatcaaaaataacaaaaaatacaTCCAAATCCGTAGAACACCTAGCGACGACTAAAAGCATTGAAGCGAGTCGAAGGCGCACCGCCTTCATCGCCCTCCCTCGCCAAGCCGGACAAAACTTGTTGTGGTAGAGAGTTGGAAGTCATCGTGTTAAGGCCCCCAAAGAACTagtgcaccagaacagcaaccgccgccgatgaagagaagcaTGTATCGAAAGGATTTAACATGAAGATATACGTACATAGTCAAACGAAGACAAGATCTGAGCAGATCCACCAAAGATGATCACCGACCGAATCCTCGCGTGATCCATCGGAGACACACCTCCATACGCCCTCTGACGATGCTAGACACATCATCGGGACGGTGGCTAGGCGGGaaaaaccttattccatcttctggGAGCCGACACCATCTCGCCTTCTAGAATAGGACACAAACTCTAGCAGAACTCAAAGAAACACCTAAAAACGGAGCCTTCCCGCCAGTACGGGCCGGGATCCACCGCGTCCCATGACCCTAAGGCCACAGGAGACGAGGCACATCGACGGCGTTGCCGACGGAAGGCAGGAACCCTAGTCGTTTTTCCCTTGGAAGGAGAGACAAATGGACGAAGAGACACGTGAAGAAGTTGATGCTGTCACCGGTGGCAGAACGACAAAGAGAAGAGAGTACTCAGAAGAAGATGTGAGGTGAGCAGAATGTCCACGCATGGGATGTGTCGCGAGATGTTTTTGGTGAGCGGACATGATATAGGTTTGGGAATGAATTTTTTTCGTGCATAATCATAACACATGTCGAGTTAAAGTTTATTTAGTAGACCAAAAAATGATGACGTGATGCACTCTTTTGCTTTACCCAACCACATTAATTTGTCACATCTTCCAGTAGTACATTCAAACATCTCCACAAAAGATCTTATCGAAGCCACAACATTAACATGTTAATTTTGGGGACGCCGCACAATCCGCACGGATATCTTCTCCCATACGACAACCGAGAAATCTCCCATCTCCCAGAGTAGAAACAGCGCAACTGGCCGCAGAAAATCTCCGCCCGCACCCAATTAATGTCTCCTCCCCGCTCGCACGTCGCCCGCgccgcctctgcttcccgcccatgAACCAACTCCATGGACCCGTCGCACAGGTAACCACAGCCAGCCCACCACACGGGACCCACATGCCGCTCCCCAGCCTCGAACACCGGCTCCACCTACGAAACCAGCGCCATGGAACTTCCCGCCAGTGCTCTCCCCCAACCCGCGCGCGAGCTACTAAACCCACGCCCCACCCCCACCCCATTCGCAACACACATCCCAGTAGTCCTCCTAGCCGCCGTCGCTTCGAACCCGGGAAGAAAACCCTACCGGCCTAGCCCCACACGCCGGCGCGGCGGCGAACCCCGGCCGATCGGCGCCGATGAGAGGGGGGAGGCGCGGGACGTGGAAAGtgcggcggggaggcggcgccgccgccgctcggCCGCCGCCGGACGAGCGCGCCGCCGACGTCCAGGTCATCGAACTCAGCGATGGTGAGTGATACGGGGCGCATGTGCGTGAACTCTTGCCTTTTTATTTCTCCTGCATTTCGGTTTAGATCGGGCGTCCAGGCGATTTTAGCTTGAGGTTTCGCCGGATTCACGTAGCTGTAGGTTGTTGGTCGGAACTTTAGGCGAGCTTCCGAGTAACTCGTTTGGTCGGGGTTGGAAATGACCGGCATTTGCCATGCATATGCGCGCACCGGTCGATTTAGTTTTCGAGAGCGCATCGATTGGTATTTTTCCCGATCCGAAACAAATTGTCCCCCAATCTTGTGAGTTGGATTTTTCTTCGCTTTTTTTTGTGGGACAGCATCTTTTTCTTCGGTCAGTTTGCAGCGTCGAACTGTTGATCACTGTGTCAGATGCGAAATTTCGTTCGGATTATcactttttttttgcaattttattttACAGATGAGGTGAAGTCAGCAACGCAGACAAAACCACCGGAAGGTGTGACTAGAAGTTCAAATCTCTCCTGATCGATCGTCTCTTGAGGCGCGAACACGAAGCCCCATTCACGTTCTATACATTAACTAACTCCTGTTTCTGTTTACAACTGATGACTGCATCGTAGTTTCCGCAAAGAACCTCGGGCGTCTCAGGAAGCGAACAGCCGCCGGTGGTGCTGCAACTTCTGAGTTGCATGAGGACGAGGTGCAGGCTGCTGATGTCATGCCGAGCAATGGTGAAGGTATGAGTGTTGGGAGGAACACTCATATCTCTTTTGAGTTATTTTGTTAAATGTCCCTAGTGTGTGAGAAATTAATGGGAACCCAGTGCGAGACTAAAAATTAGACCATGAATGCAGAAATAATGAAAACATTGGTTTTACTTATTACCACTGCACATTTTCTGTCAACAAATTATAACCTGCCAAAAGGTTCATCTTGGAACTATTAACTGAAATGTGCCGTCCTTTTAGCACGAGGCAGTGGCACATGAGGATGAAATGTCCCATCCTTCCAGCATCATGGTTCTAAGATTAGAGCAATATGGCTTCTTTACACTATTCATTGGCAGAGGGAACACCTAGAGTTAGGTTTATGCGATTAATTTATTCCTTGATGGGCTGGATTGGGAGTTTTAAGTAGGGTAAAAGAGACACGTGAGGTGGAGAAACTATATCTAACATGAGATATTTCTCATCAAGTTATTTTATCTTTTAATGTCGAAGCTTCGCTAGTTTGTATTTTTATAGCTCATT
The Triticum dicoccoides isolate Atlit2015 ecotype Zavitan chromosome 3A, WEW_v2.0, whole genome shotgun sequence genome window above contains:
- the LOC119272541 gene encoding galactose mutarotase-like, translated to MAAMSMKTMMALAPLLCLAVAASLGGVEARKHPGKETLGYYELRRGEFSMVVTNWGATILSVRLPDKNGRIDDVVLGYKTIGGYVNDTTYFGALVGRVANRIAGGRFTIKNHPYHTYTNDGNNTLHGGHRGFNQVFWSVRERATGAFPYITFYYRSGDGEEGFPGALDVLVTYKIDGDYSYSVTMYARPVDKPTPVNLAQHTYWNLRGHGRGTVLDHSVQIFASAVTPVGGDLIPTGAVTPVAGTPFDFRAPAAPGARIAEVEGGYDINYVLDGRDADGQGVRKVAVVSEATSGRVMELWGDQPGVQFYTGNFLKGDEGKGGAVYEKHGGLCLETQDFPDAVHNPKFPTEIYRAGQVYKHYMLYKFSIAGK